The Kineothrix sp. MB12-C1 genome includes a window with the following:
- a CDS encoding DUF3788 domain-containing protein: MNWHEFYPKDNRPDLSAISAYINNPLWDELCSHLENSYGVSPTVEYSICSGAPGWNLKYKKSGRALCTLYPAEGFFTCLVSIGSREAMEADLLLVTCTDYLQELYQNTEPFNGGRWLMIRVASPEILCDVKALIALRVKKKK; encoded by the coding sequence GTGAACTGGCATGAGTTTTATCCCAAAGATAACCGACCGGATCTATCAGCAATATCCGCATATATCAACAACCCCTTGTGGGATGAGCTGTGCAGCCATCTGGAAAATTCTTATGGCGTTTCTCCCACAGTGGAATATAGCATCTGTTCCGGTGCCCCGGGCTGGAACCTCAAGTATAAAAAGAGCGGACGTGCCCTTTGCACACTCTACCCTGCAGAGGGATTTTTCACCTGTCTCGTGTCCATAGGCAGCAGGGAAGCCATGGAAGCTGATCTACTACTTGTCACCTGTACCGACTATCTTCAGGAACTTTATCAAAACACCGAACCGTTTAACGGCGGACGCTGGCTGATGATTCGTGTTGCCTCTCCGGAAATTCTATGCGATGTCAAGGCTCTCATTGCCCTGCGTGTGAAGAAAAAGAAATAA
- a CDS encoding zinc ribbon domain-containing protein: MNYENQNFCQSCGMPMGDTDEWYGAEADGSKNTDYCKYCYENGAFTSNSTMDEMIEFCVQPMVEHTPGMTDQKAREMMQQFFPTLKRWKAQ, from the coding sequence ATGAACTATGAGAATCAGAATTTTTGTCAGAGTTGCGGTATGCCTATGGGCGACACAGATGAGTGGTACGGTGCAGAAGCGGACGGCAGTAAGAATACCGACTACTGCAAATATTGCTATGAAAATGGGGCGTTCACCTCAAACAGCACGATGGACGAGATGATTGAATTCTGTGTCCAGCCAATGGTAGAACACACACCCGGCATGACCGACCAAAAAGCGCGGGAAATGATGCAGCAGTTTTTCCCCACACTAAAACGCTGGAAAGCACAGTAA